The sequence ATTGATGCAACAGAGCCGCATTCTCAAatctccccaagtgttcctcggggTCAGTATGTCCGTCATACTCACCAACGTTAGATTGTCGGAAATTCGGAGGAAGCCCTTCCTCCAAGATGGCTAGTGAAAAAGGGCTTCTTCTCTTGGGTACCCGCGCCCTGCTTCCTACCTGCTCCCTCAACCTCCGTATCTCCTTCCACATCTCCTccatctcactaatctccccaGTTGGGAGGGGTTGCGTCTCCTCCCCCTGCTCTGGTGGACTTCAACATTTTCCTCACACTCCTGACGGGCGGTCTGTTCCTCTACAAACACAGACTCTTGATTCcttttcatggcctcatccactgtccGAGTGATAAATTGGCCCAACTGCTCCAGGGTCAAGTTTCCAACGTTCTCATTGTGACGGGTTTgctcgacccttgtctcgtgaaggggctgctcggTTCTTGTCTCTTGACGATGTTGTTCCTGTCTAATCTCAAGACGCGGTTGTTCATGTCTTGTCTCAACATGAGACTGTTCGGGTCCTAtctgaggacgcgatgatgctgaggtagCTCTTCTACTTTCTTTcctgcctaccatctctacgtctcaactcaagccttaccacagacggcgccaaatgatactcacggaaaattttGGGGTCTGCTaccagcaagtgtcactagtccagacgcaggttcgAAATTACCccgagcctgaaatcacgaataagattGTTAGAAGGGGGCCGAGAGGGTGTctcggcgtagcccctccgacgctcaaatcagagactgaggatatatggggggagcagctaagggtgctgcagaaaacaatatagtgaatgcgaaatcatacgctcaaacctggtatttatgggagaatacctgggctggtcatgggcccttcacctgtgggccatagagatgggccgggagttttggtctgatcttgatgggttcatccatgggatatcaatatatataaagtttacTACAAAAAAAGTGAATTACCGACGGTTTTAAAACACCGTCCctatttaaaaccgtcgcacaTGAGCGACGGTTATccatacaccgtcgctaatctGCAACGTGTTATGAACTGTCGCTGattggcgacggttttaaaaaccgttgctaTCATGAGCGACGGTTAATGAGCGACAGTTTTAAAAGTAAATCGcgattttttaataaaaccgtcgcaaatagtgtcgctaattaacaaaaaatatagaGCATTCCCGTCCATTTTTCTCAAACCGTTTCACTTCTGATACGGAGCTTGAAGTTTCGAGGCGACCATTGAAGCCTTTCCCTCTCCTCTGTTAAGGTATCTGTTAAATTGATTCGGAATCAGTTTCTTTACGCCTATTTTCCGAACCTGCAATTGGGTTTTGGCTGGAGTTTTCTGTTTCTTGTGCCCTTATTTGGGATTAGGGGCTGCTCTTGTGCTTCACTGTAGGACGACCATTTTTAAAGGGTGTATTGGGCGCCATGGATCCACAAAGCCAGACCACTTCATTGCAGCGACTCCAGAATGTCGAGAAGGTACATTTTCAGGGTCTACGCAGTAAGATAGTTGTTCAAAATCTGCCATTGATTACTTTAGTGAAGCATATGATTTCTAATGTTGATTTGTTAGAGGATCGTAAGGGTTTTGGAGCTCGCTGGCGGGGTTATGGAGGAAATGGGGAACCCTAGTGGCCCCAAAAAGGAGCTTGTTAACAGCAGTTGCGGCGAATTCATGCAATCAGTCAAGGTTTAAATCTACTTCACTTTCAACCGACTGTATCATTAATATCAATTTCTGTGTGTTACGCTTAATTTTTTGCTGCAAGTTTGGAGCTTTAGATCAAAAAGAGATGTGAGGTAATATTAATAGGCTTGCTGATAACTCAATATTTATGGTTTAAAATAGGACATTCAAGTGACGCTGCGTGAGGAAATCAAAAGCGCGTGTGAGTATCGGCCATTCGAGAAGTGTGACTATGTCCCGAGAATATCTAATGAGGTTTGTTGCAAGAAGCTAGAATATGTCATTGCACAAGTAGATGAGATGAAGCAAACGATCGAGGGATATGGTGATGCAGCTTGAGGTGTTTTACTTTATTCAATCATATGTAAAGGTTGATCGCTGTTGCTGGACGTGTTCCTGGCAATTGAATTATAGTTTTCATTGTCTAGAGTTTTTGAGGATAAGGGAAATTTGGAATATGTTGAAAGACAATGCATATTTATGTAGAAGACATTGGCAGAAGAACCTTAGCTTTTATTGTGAAGAATGTTTTTTCGCTCAGGTGATGATTTGTGAATTCTATTCATGTTTTTAATGTCTTTCTACTCTCCAAGTACAAAATGTTCGGCACTTTGTGATATGTTTTCTGTAATCCCTACCGCATTCTTTTCGTTCAATGCTTGGACGACTGGAGCCGTGTAGTTTCTAGAGCTGCATTTACACTCTCTTGTATTGTTGAATACTGATCGAAACCATAAATGGCTGTAATTCGTAGACTTTTGCTTGAATATTAATCTTGGATTGGAAATGTATGTGTAAAGAGTTATGTAGCTTTTTAAAGAGTAATGTAGCTTATTGGTTTCGGATGGATGCTTGGGTCGTCTTTCCGTTTGACACCTTGTATGAttgctcaattttttttattatcgaaTTGGCTTCCTAGGAGTTCTGTTTTTTCACACTGGAGCTGGCCTCGTCCAGGAATTGTTACATAGGTTACTGCTCATTTACTTTAGGAGGATGATCGAGTTTGAGTAATTGGAGGATACATTTGGCATAAGAAACTGGAATTTATGCTCTAGTTTTGcaaatttggatataacattccaatttcaaaatataatagtTGTCTTCCAAATAAGTTGCGACTCAGGTATCTGTGTGGTTGAACTTGTGTTCTTCAGGTGACTTTTTGTCGTGCTTATTAATTTGAGGATTGTTTTTGAGGATACTAATATTCATCGACGCTATTCAATCATTGAAGAAATGGTTTTTTATAGGGCCACACGCTCCTCTTGTAGCTGCATTATCTTCTTCTCACTGTCTACAGTAGAAGGAAAGCCATAAATTGATGTTTGATAACTGATGAACATACttgttagaatattttttattacccTTAAAGTTTTggtaattaacaaaataaacaaCATCAAACTGTTTCAGGATCTAGTCGCTCACTTTATTGTATAGGTTTTTCAGATTGCTGGattatttcaattctttcaggAGTTCAAGCCGTTCTGTCTAGAATCCAACCGCTATACTTTATTAAACTCCAGCTACAAGACATCTTCTGATAAGTGACCGATCCAAACTATTATATGCAGTGCACGAGTTCAAACCGTTGTTTTCCAACCGTACTGCATAAAGGTCAGCATTAAGGATTCCCAAAAAAATGGCATTTCAAGTCATTCAGTTGAAAGCTCAATATAGAAAGATTACACATTATCCTACCAACTCTCAAAATGACAGAAAACCACTATATTCAGATATGGTGTATCGGTTTTATAAAAAACATGAACTTAAAATCAAAAGaacatttataaatatttaatgataAGTAAGAAGTATGCTCATATTGTCAAGAAACAATAAAAATGATAGAAATTTCGACGGTTGAGCACTCTACTATAAATATGAGTGCATTTCAAATAGAATATGACCTAAACTATTTAACATAGTTGAAACTTTCAAGAATTCAAGAGTCTGCATATTTCCAAGATTTTTTAACACGCCTAAGAGTCATTCTTTCTGACTGCTTAACTAAATCACACGCTTATCAGAATATACTAGATCTTCAATGATCAATATGTGTTGAAACattttaagttttggtgattgaaTAAGGTTAATGATCCAAATGATGATTACATAACGTAATCGAACTTATTCAAGGAGGAAAACTTAACTAAGAAGCATAACTGCTTACAATGCCAAACTGATAAAAACATAAGAAGGATACTGTCGATTCTAggccaactgatgaagctcaaCCAACAATCTATCTAGTTGATCAGCCCAACCAAATCCATATATTTACTAAGTAATCAGTATGATCAGTGATTAAGAATCAGAGCTTAGCTGAAATATCGGATAAATTTTTCCGTACTAATAATCATTGAACCTTAAATAGAATTTCAAGTTTTGGCACACTACCAGAACATATCAGAAAGGATGACTACATGATAACAACAACATCTGCATATtggaaacatatatattttgaaagattGCAGATTAAAACTATAAATAGATTAATTGAACAAGCTTTGAGTTAGTTAGTCACaccatatatatttgaattataaaAGCAAACTAATCTTCTCTGTAAAAGCTTTTTGAGAGTCAAACTGAAATAGAAATCACACGTTGATATATCATTATTTGATCACTTTGATGATCAAATTTGTGCTTAGAATTTCTTTGTGAAATATGTGTAATTGAGAGCAAGAAATCTCACTGCTCAAAGTATTTAGATTGAAGTTTTaataagagtttcagttagacAATATTAAGTCatactgaagtgggttatttCAAATTACGTATAATtaccaaagtcttttaatgCAAACCTTGTatgaggaagaaggggtgataTATGAGTTTTGAAATATCTGAACATTTAGAAACAATAttgtatttatttacttttcagTCTACTTCCCTTATTGACCTTCTTGCTACCTCAACCAAGTTAAGTTGTTATAAAGCTGACCGTTGGGTCATCATTATTATGTTGTATTGTCTGGTGAAACGAGGGTTCTTAAACATCCAGACCTTGTAAAGtgatcattaagaatttcagtTTAGACAGTGTGATAAGTTCTGACTGAGGCGGGTTTCTACAAGACCTTGTaaaatcaaagtattttagtaGAGCCTTCCTAAGTGGAATAAAGGGTAACATATAAGTTTTATCTCCAAATAcacattaaaaatatgtttttctttAATTACACAATTCACTTTCTTGCACGTTCCAATTTTCAGACAATTTCTTGTAAAATTGTCATCCATCATGTTTATCAATATCCTAACATGACCGTTTCCGTACTTATTTTATATTCACAGTGGTCCAATAAATCTACCTATTCAAGAACATTTATTTACAGCTTAAAAATTGTTAATAACGATTTaaagttttcaaaaaatttaaaagagtttattcaccccttTAAACTCTAACTTGATCCTAACAAGTGATATCAAAGAGTGTTATTCTTGAACTCCGATAACTACGCTTTTAAATGACATCATTCAACAAGATTCTTATTTTTTCTAAAGAGGATtatgatgattgaaaaattcGAATGCAGGCACATCTAGCGGCTCAGGATGATGACAAATGGTATATTATCAAAAATGACCCAACGAAGATTGTGAAAGTAAATCTAGCTGTTGTTGTAACAGAAGTTGCTCACAGATGGTGGAGAAACATCGGTCCGATGGAGGACAAAAAGTAGGCCAATCTGGACAATATGGCCGAAAATATCATTTATAAAACATTTGATAAGAATATGTTtagcaaaattaaaatttattctaCATAGAAGGAGATTGGGGAAAAGCTAACTCAACTTTGCGAAGGCAACGACCAGATAAAAGGAAAACAAGCTGACCGTTGTCATCTAGAAgtttgaaaaattcaaaatgaagCCTAGAGAAACTataaatgagtttgatgaacggtTTAACAGTATCATAATTTAGTTTGCATATCTTGGTAAGGAATATTATAACCGTGAGATTTTATTGAAGGTGATGAGAGCCCTTCCCTGGGAGTGATATGTAAAGATAGTGTCCATGAGGAGTCCAAAGACCTCGATAACCTAGAGCTTCATGATTTGTTTGCAGACTTAAAAGCCTGCGAGTTTAAGTTGAGAATCTGGTCAAAAGAAGAGCCATCTACTTCTCAACCCACCAAAGTTTTAGCCACCACAAACATCAATTCCAACCGTTGTTGAAGAAGCCTATAGTAGAAAATCAGCTGGCCAGATAAGCAATGAGGCTATATtcttatttgttaaaaaatccaaaaattttatgaaaaataactagtcccaatttaaattttataataaaaaggatcaaaatgatgataattaagcttgttttaattttcgaaaacaaTGTCATTTTATTGCAGACTGTAACATGCCTAAGAAAGATGTGAAGAAACTGTTTGAGAAACGGCGGTCCAAAGATGAAAGAAGAGCTTCCAATAAGAAGAAAGTTCAAAGTGTGCTTGTTGCTGAGGAATGAAAAAACAAATGGACCGTCTCAAATTCAGAACAATCTAGTTCTGAAACCTCATCAAGTGAAAGCAATGATGAGAAGATCCAGTGTCTCATGGCAGATGTTGAGATGGAGACCTCTGAAGTTGAACTGGAAAATGCCAATGACAaggtatttgattttgattcaATTGAGTTTAATCATGAGGATCTTGTCACGgcattgcatgacatggtatATGAGTAAAAAGACACTCAATATTATTCCATGAAGCCAATACAGAAAACAAAAACTTGACAGATAAGTCAACCGATTCTAGCTTCTTGCAGCAAAAGGAGGAAATTCAGGTTGCTACTAAAATAGTTCGCACTGTTAAAGATCCAGCCGTTGAGAAAGTTCCACACGTTTCTGAAGAAATTCAGTCTGTGGTGTGTTGTCGTtgagccaccaaacttaaattcctactctctaAGTAAAATGAGTGTAATGGTGAGTTGGGTCGAATCATAGGGAATGAGAGATTATTTTTTTCgaggaaaaataaataacaagggGGGATTTGTtggataaaaacaaactaaaatattaaaactaaaattagaaagcaataaaaaataataaaactaagCGAGAATTAAATTACCAAACTTTGATTCAAGGGGATTTTCACTATTCAATTATGTCACTGTTCATCggctaacatattatttattgatGCAGTTACAAGTAATTAACCTAAGAATTATAGGGATAACTACTAAAATCcttgtgttttcctaatttaattgaccaaatccagcatccagtcaaaacttatcaataactaactgggcacgatagcgttccgcattaattaaaaattagcattttcgttttgtgaaaacagttaatccgaaaatctaacaaccgagatagctgcaattgatagatcgagtttcgttgatttatttagattaaatatgctATGATAAAACAATACACCTAATCTATTGTCACTCATGTATCAATCATTCATGACtattacggatcactgaattcatggatagcagtagaaaattatatatcgatTTAAATTGTCAGATCAACAGAGATAAAactttcataaaattaaatataaataaacaaatacttgaacaaaacacgaatattaaattaaagtgaaaaaagcctcacagtgataaattgaaaacattaaaaatatcctctaaatcagaaataaaacttagcctaaAGGTGTGAAGAGAAGATGAGTTCGTGCGCCTTTTTCTTGTTCTTCACGTTGAATAGGTAGAattcttttctttcttcttttctttcttgctgtgtgtgtcttttttttttaggattctttctattcttcttttttttgtttcttgtgCCTCCTGCCTTCTCACGTTTTGTATGGTTATTGGGCTAAGGAAAGAAGCTCAATAAATTAAAACCTAATCactaaaaatcataccaaagaTATGATAGAGTTTTTTTGGAATAAAACTCTatcttatctttatttttccAATAAGAAAAATATCTCTCCAATTTTTTTCCACAAATCAAATACCATAATTAGGAgtctaaaatatgatattagctTTGCAATTTTCGGATTTCAGATTTAGTTATGTCAGCAGCTGAAGAATAGTCACAAGTCGTGATCACGTCTTGCGGAAAGACCACTTCTAATTTTTCTGCTTTAAGTCTTCCACGAAGATCATATCGGCAAATTTAATTGTTatataaaatcacatttttagCCCATATTTATCCTAGAAGCAGAAAAATTCCTCCTACAAtgaaatcacacaaaaatgtgtcgATTAAGCACGTTGGGAGTAGTAATAATGGGAGATATGAcaacaaaaatgcaaactaTTACGAGCCTATCAGGCTGATACTAAAATAGTTCAAGCTGCTGTCGGGGAAAGTCAAGCTTTAATAGAGGCAATTCCAGTCGTGGCTCAAGCTGACACTGAGATGACTAAGCAAAACCCATCCAGTAGCTCATAGGCTCAAATTGATATTGAAACCATCATTCAGTTCAAGCTGTTTAGTTGAAAACTCAATATAGAAAGATTACACAGTATTCTATCAACTCTCGAATTGACAGGAAGCCACTTTACTCGCATATAGTGTATTAGCTTTATCAAAAGCATGAACTTAAAGTCAAGAGAACATTTATGAGCATTTAATGATAATTACGGAGTATGCTAATATTTTCGAGAAACATTGCAGATGATCGTTGAAAAGAAATTTCGATCGTTGAGTGCTCTACTGTAAATATGCAGTGCATTTCAAATAAAAGAtgaccaaaactattttaaccGTTGAAACTTTTGATACTCAAGAGTTCAtaaatttccaaattttttttagcatACTCAAGAGTCTTTCCTTCTGACCGCTCAACCAAAGTACAAGCTTATCagaatatatgatattttcaaatatcaatCTGTGCTACTTCTACCAAGTCAAGTCATTACAAAGCTGACTGTTGGGTCATCGTTATTAGTTGTTGTGTAGTCTAGTGAACAGATGGTTCTTAAACATTCAGGCATTGTAAAGtgatcattaagaatttcagtttaggcagtgtgATAAGTTCTAACTAAAGCATATTTTTACAAGATGTTGtaaaaccaaaatattttagtaGAAACCTTCTTAAGTGGAAGAAAAAGTGACATAAAAGTTTTATTCcaaaacatccataaaaatatctGTGTTCTTTAATTACGCAATTTCACTTTCTTGCACATTCAAATTTTCGAACCGCTTTTTGTTAAATTGTCAGCTGTCGTGTTTATCACTAGCCTAACCGAGCCATTTTTGCACTTGTTTTTTATTCAAAGTGATAAAATAAATCTAGCTGTTCAAAGATATTTTTTAACAGCTTAAAAGTTGTTAagaacaatttaaaattttcaaatattttaaaagagtttactCACTCATACTCTCTAAACTCTAACTCGATTTTAACCATACTAAAAAACTTTATTGCTAGTAAACATGCAATACTGTTTACATatgataatttataaaataattacccaataaaataataaaaatcatcttattgaaaaattcattataaacaatttcaaaaaaattatgcagAAAATTCTTATCGTGTTAATAAAAATTCTCAATATTTGTTGATGTAattctgaaaatattatttatcaaacaaaaaaacaattttccaAGCATAAACTAACTAAATTTGATATTATggtttatcaatttttaagacATCTAATAAAATTGACATAATAATTGTACCTGAAAActtgttttataaaaaaatcatcctTAAAAATTCCTaatcacataatttttttaataaaaataaaaattatttattaattatttaattagaaaattattataatataatttttcctttatttaatGCAACGCGGTGAGTCGCCCTTGGTCCAGCAAGGCTGATCACTATACCTTCCAATTCCATGGCTTCCTCTTTAGTTGCCGCCACTCTCCCCGGCGGATGCGTTCTCTGGCGCTGTGATTTAACGCGCCACTCTTCGCCACCGGCCATTAGCGGCcggaatattttatttcatcggCAGTGGAAGGAGAAGAGAAAGAATACCAGGATAGATATTGT comes from Primulina huaijiensis isolate GDHJ02 chromosome 2, ASM1229523v2, whole genome shotgun sequence and encodes:
- the LOC140963354 gene encoding mediator of RNA polymerase II transcription subunit 11, whose product is MDPQSQTTSLQRLQNVEKRIVRVLELAGGVMEEMGNPSGPKKELVNSSCGEFMQSVKDIQVTLREEIKSACEYRPFEKCDYVPRISNEVCCKKLEYVIAQVDEMKQTIEGYGDAA